The genomic segment GGTGCGAGACTGGATAACCCAGGTCGTCACTGAAGTCGTGGCGAACTATCCGATAGACGGCGTGCAGTTTGATGACTATTTTTATGCTGAATCGCCGGGTTCTGCGCTGAATGATGCGCAAACCTTCAGACAGTACGGACAGGGATTTACCTCAAAAGCCGACTGGCGCAGACATAATACACATCAGCTAATTGTGCAGGTTTCAAGAGCGATCAAACAGACTAAACCCGACGTTGAATTCGGCGTCAGCCCCGTTGGCGTCTGGCGCAACCGCTCGTTCGACCCGGCGGGCTCGGATACTCGCGGGTCCGCCGCGTATGATGAATCCTACGCCGATACCCGCCAATGGGTGCAGCAGGGCCTGTTGGATTATATCGCGCCACAGATTTACTGGCCTTTCGCCCGGGATGCGGCGCGTTATGACGTGCTAACCAAATGGTGGGCCGAGCTGGTGCAACCGACTCATACCCGCCTGTACATCGGCATTGCACTCTACAAGATAGGCGAGCCGTCGAAAAATGAGCCGGACTGGACGGTAGATGGCGGTGTGCCGGAGCTGAAAAAGCAGCTCGATCTCAACGATTCGCTGCCCGGCGTGGATGGCACGATTTTGTTCCGCGAAGATTATCTCAACCAGCCGCAGACTCAGGAAGCGGTTAACTACCTGAGAAATCGCTGGGGACGTTAAGCCCCGTACTCCGGCAGACACGCCAGTTCTGCCGGAGAGTGTTACGGCTTCGGCCCGAACATGGCCTCAAGCTGCTTCTCGTTCGGCATGCCCACCACCTGTTGCAGCTCGTTTTGTTCATTCAGGTAGTAAATCGCTGGAGTGGCACTGGCCCCCAGACTGTCCATCAATGTCTGATGATTTTGCACTATTTCAACCGTCTCTCGTGAGGCTGTACCTTCTGCTTGCGGCCGTTTTTTGCCGCCAGAGAGTTCATACTCTCTCCAGGCTGTAACGGGGTCTTTCGCATTCAGGATCGCGGCGGCGTTACGTCCGCTAGCGGGGTTCAGAAAAGCCACTAACAGGGTGTTAAGCTGAACCTTACCGGCTTTTACCCATGGC from the unidentified bacterial endosymbiont genome contains:
- a CDS encoding glycoside hydrolase family 10 protein; amino-acid sequence: MTQHLKRMGALVGCALLLASCASKPPKSRVTPLPTASHTALQDNEPMRGIWLATVSRLDWPPVSSLNASRSEMRIAQQKQALINKLDKLNSLGINTVFFQVKPDSTALWSSKILPWSDMMTGNIGHYPGYDPLQFMLDEAHKRGIKVHAWFNPYRVSTNTKPSTIAALNRTSSLHPSSVYVQHPEWVRVSGDRFVLDPGIPQVRDWITQVVTEVVANYPIDGVQFDDYFYAESPGSALNDAQTFRQYGQGFTSKADWRRHNTHQLIVQVSRAIKQTKPDVEFGVSPVGVWRNRSFDPAGSDTRGSAAYDESYADTRQWVQQGLLDYIAPQIYWPFARDAARYDVLTKWWAELVQPTHTRLYIGIALYKIGEPSKNEPDWTVDGGVPELKKQLDLNDSLPGVDGTILFREDYLNQPQTQEAVNYLRNRWGR